The Lactuca sativa cultivar Salinas chromosome 2, Lsat_Salinas_v11, whole genome shotgun sequence genome includes a window with the following:
- the LOC111904827 gene encoding uncharacterized protein LOC111904827 has translation MAAGVTRKISAASARSHTRKSKPTSSSVLPKGIFKKLLLIFFMGFLAWAFKAFRPPPPKICGSPNGPPITSPRIKLRDGRHLSYMEHGVPKETAKYKIIVIHGFDGCKLHNLFNRASQALIQELGVYTVSFDRPGYGESDPHPERTLKSLALDIEELADQLQLGSKFYLAGLSMGGNLVWPCLKYIPHRLAGATLISPVVNHWWPSFPSNLSNEVYYEMFKPDQWSLRVAHHLPWLTYWWNTQKWFPSSSVASQSLDMFSPPDMEVLSKFTPPTEQEKTLPRQQGEYESLHRDLMIGFGKWEFDPMELENPFPNNEGSVHLWMGDDDRFVPVKSQRYIAKQLPWIKYHEVTRAGHLFSLADGMTDTILKTLVNVKD, from the exons ATGGCAGCTGGTGTCACAAGGAAGATCTCAGCTGCATCAGCTAGGTCACACACCAGGAAATCCAAACCCACTTCTTCATCAGTTCTtccaaaag GGATTTTCAAGAAATTACTGCTTATCTTCTTTATGGGATTCTTGGCATGGGCTTTCAAAGCATTTCGTCCACCACCTCCAAAAATATGTGGATCTCCAAATGGTCCTCCAATTACATCACCAAGAATAAAGCTTCGTGATGGAAGGCATTTGTCATATATGGAACATGGTGTCCCAAAAGAAACAGCCAAATATAAAATAATAGTCATCCATGGTTTTGATGGTTGCAAACTTCATAATCTTTTCAATAGAGCCTCTCAG GCTCTTATTCAAGAGTTAGGGGTGTACACAGTTTCGTTTGATCGACCTGGTTATGGAGAGAGTGATCCACACCCTGAGAGAACTTTAAAAAGTTTAGCTTTGGATATAGAGGAGCTCGCTGATCAACTACAACTCGGATCCAAATTCTATTTAGCTGGATTGTCTATGGGTGGAAATTTGGTTTGGCCTTGTCTCAAGTACATCCCTCACAG GCTAGCGGGAGCAACTCTTATTTCACCGGTGGTTAATCACTGGTGGCCTTCATTCCCTTCAAACTTATCAAATGAAGTATATTATGAAATGTTTAAGCCTGACCAATGGTCTCTACGTGTTGCTCACCATCTCCCATGGCTGACATATTGGTGGAACACTCAAAAATGGTTTCCTAGTTCTTCTGTTGCTTCTCAATCCCTTGATATGTTCTCTCCCCCTGACATGGAAGTTCTATCAAAGTTTACTCCTCCCACTGAACAAGAAAAG ACATTGCCAAGACAACAAGGAGAATATGAGTCTCTTCATCGAGATTTAATGATTGGATTTGGGAAATGGGAATTTGATCCAATGGAACTTGAGAATCCATTCCCAAATAACGAAGGATCCGTTCATTTATGGATGGGTGATGATGACCGTTTTGTCCCTGTAAAATCTCAACGTTATATTGCCAAACAACTCCCGTGGATCAAATACCACGAGGTAACACGTGCGGGCCACCTATTTTCTTTGGCTGATGGGATGACCGATACCATCCTCAAAACACTTGTAAATGTAAAAGATTAG